Proteins encoded by one window of Lathyrus oleraceus cultivar Zhongwan6 chromosome 1, CAAS_Psat_ZW6_1.0, whole genome shotgun sequence:
- the LOC127112009 gene encoding uncharacterized protein LOC127112009, with amino-acid sequence MEDFIETQTHLRMESMMERFVATQTLQNEEFRKQSLYTNETLTQLNNVVESLVTHNETLETQIFLLAQTPLGPFPEKHADMVTTTSERFIENPKDSDNEEGSGEKKVEIEKVPQTPPEREVVKKVEKEELCVVPSPYKSPIPFPRRSVEVKVDPKSESNEELSENIHTNAPLSVTLNKKREFEAHEIRKLISIKRGKPDFEVPPH; translated from the exons atggaggatttcattgaGACGCAAACTCACTTAAGGATGGAATCTATGATGGAACGCTTTGTGGCTACACAAACTCTTCAGAATGAAGAATTTAGGAAACAAAGTCTCtataccaatgaaacccttaCGCAACTGAACAATGTGGTCGAGTCCCTCGTCACTCACAACGAGACATTGGAGACTCAAATCTTCCTACTTGCGCAGACACCTCTAGGACCTTTCCCTGAGAAACATGCGGATATGGTAACAACCACCAGTGAAAGATTTATCGAAAATCCTAAGGATAGTGACAATGAGGAGGGTTCAGGTGAGAAAAAAGTAGAGATTGAGAAAGTTCCACAAACACCACCCGAAAGGGAGGTTGTCAAAAAGGTAGAGAAGGAAGAGCTATGTGTTGTCCCTTCTCCCTATAAATCACCAATTCCTTTCCCGCGAAGGTCTGTGGAAGTTAAGGTAGACCCCAAATCCGAAAGTAATGAGGAGCTATCAgaaaatatccacaccaatgcacCTTTATCTGTCACCCTGAACAAGAAGAGGGAATTTGAAGCCCATGAAATTAGAAAACTAATTAGTATAAAAAGGGGCAAACCAGACTTTGAGGTG cctcctcattga